In Lysobacter lycopersici, a genomic segment contains:
- a CDS encoding barstar family protein, which translates to MNTPLDLRALLLDPANNGAYFFDHNDRESLLEAATEAGLHAAPIDFGGCAGKHDALARIAAALRFPEWFGGNWDALADCLGDLSWLPEGGLLLSFDDAWDWRERDGEDFATLLDICGEAAQGWTRERRPFWVVIPLAPERLARLSADDEAD; encoded by the coding sequence ATGAACACGCCGCTCGACCTGCGCGCGCTGTTGCTCGATCCGGCGAACAACGGCGCCTATTTCTTCGACCACAACGACCGCGAATCGCTGCTCGAGGCCGCGACCGAAGCCGGACTGCACGCCGCGCCGATCGATTTCGGCGGCTGCGCCGGCAAGCACGACGCGCTCGCTCGCATCGCCGCCGCGCTGCGATTCCCGGAGTGGTTCGGCGGCAACTGGGACGCGCTCGCCGACTGCCTCGGCGACCTGTCGTGGCTGCCTGAAGGCGGCCTGCTGCTGTCGTTCGACGACGCCTGGGACTGGCGCGAACGCGATGGCGAGGATTTCGCCACCCTGCTCGACATCTGCGGCGAGGCCGCGCAAGGCTGGACGCGCGAACGCAGGCCGTTCTGGGTGGTGATCCCGCTCGCGCCGGAACGGCTCGCGCGGCTGTCCGCCGACGACGAGGCCGACTGA
- a CDS encoding TCR/Tet family MFS transporter → MGRGKTNELSPPIGFPVNAPLANGARKAALAFIFVTVLIDVIAFGVIIPVLPHLVEEFVGGNASTAAYWIGVFGTMFAAIQFFSAPIQGALSDRFGRRPVILLSCLGLGIDFIVMALAPTLAWLFVGRVFSAMFSASFTTANAYIADVTPPEQRAKSFGMVGAAFGLGFIVGPLIGGVLGDINHRLPFWFSAGLALVNFCYGLFVLPESHPKERRTPNFDWHHAKPMGGVKLLRKFPQIWGLVAVVFIANFAHYVYPSTFVLFADVAYGWKEKQAGYVLALVGVLSVIVNVILVGRVVKALGERRALLFALACGVTGFLIYGFAPTGWIFLVGMPISALWAIAGPSTMALITRQVPADAQGRIQGSLSSLVSLAGIVAPAIFASSFGFFIGPHTPVHLPGVAFLVAAALLAGAWIVAWRFTDAAHYHEAAPASAGEGEPAPTEPSLQG, encoded by the coding sequence ATGGGGAGAGGCAAAACAAATGAGTTGAGCCCTCCAATTGGATTCCCCGTGAACGCACCCCTTGCCAACGGCGCACGCAAGGCCGCGCTGGCCTTCATCTTCGTCACCGTGCTGATCGACGTGATCGCGTTCGGCGTGATCATCCCGGTGCTGCCGCACCTGGTGGAGGAATTCGTCGGCGGCAACGCCTCGACCGCGGCGTACTGGATCGGCGTGTTCGGCACCATGTTCGCGGCGATCCAGTTCTTCTCCGCGCCGATCCAGGGCGCGCTGTCGGATCGCTTCGGCCGGCGCCCGGTGATCCTGCTGTCCTGCCTCGGCCTGGGCATCGACTTCATCGTGATGGCGCTGGCGCCGACGCTGGCGTGGCTGTTCGTCGGGCGCGTGTTCTCGGCGATGTTCTCGGCCAGTTTCACCACCGCGAACGCTTACATCGCCGACGTGACCCCGCCCGAACAGCGTGCCAAGAGTTTCGGCATGGTCGGCGCGGCCTTCGGGCTGGGCTTCATCGTCGGACCGCTGATCGGCGGCGTGCTCGGCGACATCAACCACCGCCTGCCGTTCTGGTTCTCCGCGGGCCTGGCGCTGGTGAACTTCTGCTACGGCCTGTTCGTGTTGCCCGAATCGCACCCGAAGGAACGACGCACGCCGAACTTCGACTGGCACCACGCCAAGCCGATGGGCGGGGTGAAGTTGCTGCGCAAATTCCCGCAGATCTGGGGCCTGGTTGCGGTGGTGTTCATCGCCAACTTCGCGCACTACGTGTACCCGAGCACGTTCGTGCTGTTCGCCGACGTGGCCTACGGCTGGAAGGAAAAGCAGGCCGGTTACGTGCTGGCGCTGGTCGGCGTGCTCAGCGTGATCGTGAATGTGATTCTGGTCGGTCGAGTGGTGAAGGCGCTGGGCGAACGCCGCGCGCTGCTGTTCGCGCTGGCCTGCGGCGTGACCGGTTTCCTCATCTACGGTTTCGCGCCGACCGGATGGATCTTCCTCGTCGGCATGCCGATCAGCGCGCTGTGGGCGATCGCCGGCCCGTCGACCATGGCGCTGATCACGCGCCAGGTACCGGCCGACGCGCAGGGCCGCATCCAGGGTTCGCTCAGCAGTTTGGTATCGCTGGCGGGCATCGTCGCGCCGGCGATCTTCGCCAGCTCGTTCGGTTTCTTCATCGGCCCGCACACGCCCGTGCACTTGCCGGGCGTGGCGTTCCTGGTCGCGGCCGCGTTGCTCGCCGGCGCGTGGATCGTCGCCTGGCGCTTCACCGATGCGGCGCACTACCACGAGGCGGCGCCGGCGTCGGCGGGCGAGGGCGAACCTGCGCCGACGGAACCGTCACTGCAGGGCTGA
- a CDS encoding DUF2239 family protein, with protein MPDLSLRCTAFAGPARIASGELRHVALKARQAFASGRRVLVFEDASGRQVDLPLELSEGELLRLLSAPVPMADPVPAPARGPGRPKLGVVAREVTLLPRHWDWLAAQPGGASVALRKLVEDARKVAGGNDRRRAAQESAYRFMQAMAGDLPGYEDATRALFAGDVARFEERTATWPEDVRDHAALLAADAFVH; from the coding sequence ATGCCCGACTTGTCCCTGCGTTGCACCGCCTTCGCCGGCCCGGCCCGGATCGCCAGCGGCGAGTTGCGCCATGTCGCGCTGAAGGCCCGGCAGGCGTTCGCCAGCGGGCGCCGGGTGCTGGTGTTCGAGGACGCCAGCGGGCGCCAGGTCGACCTGCCGCTGGAATTGTCCGAAGGCGAACTGCTGCGCCTGCTGTCCGCGCCCGTGCCGATGGCCGATCCCGTGCCCGCGCCCGCGCGCGGTCCGGGGCGGCCGAAACTGGGCGTGGTCGCGCGCGAAGTGACCCTGCTGCCGCGGCACTGGGACTGGCTTGCGGCCCAGCCCGGTGGCGCCTCGGTGGCGTTGCGGAAACTGGTCGAGGATGCGCGCAAGGTCGCGGGCGGCAACGACCGCAGGCGCGCGGCGCAGGAGTCGGCGTATCGCTTCATGCAGGCGATGGCCGGCGACCTGCCCGGCTACGAGGACGCGACGCGCGCGCTGTTCGCCGGCGACGTGGCGCGCTTCGAGGAACGGACCGCGACATGGCCGGAGGATGTGCGCGATCATGCCGCGCTGCTGGCGGCGGATGCGTTCGTGCATTGA
- the folE gene encoding GTP cyclohydrolase I FolE — MSDDNNPGDSRNDVTRRQAEDAVRTLLKWAGDDPSREGLLDTPKRVAKAYQDWFSGYALDPDDYMARTFEEVGGYDEMIVLRDIEYESHCEHHMAPIIGKVHVGYLPDGKVVGISKLARVVEAYARRFQVQEKMTAQIANCIQRALNPRGVGVVVEGAHECMTTRGIHKRGVSMVTSKMLGSFREDARTRGEFLRFIEVGNGH; from the coding sequence ATGTCCGACGACAACAACCCTGGCGACAGCCGCAACGACGTCACTCGCCGGCAGGCCGAGGACGCGGTGCGCACGCTGCTGAAATGGGCCGGCGACGACCCGTCGCGCGAAGGCCTGCTCGACACGCCCAAGCGCGTGGCCAAGGCCTACCAGGACTGGTTCAGCGGCTACGCGCTGGACCCGGACGACTACATGGCCCGTACCTTCGAGGAAGTCGGCGGCTACGACGAGATGATCGTGCTGCGCGACATCGAGTACGAAAGCCATTGCGAGCACCACATGGCGCCGATCATCGGCAAGGTCCACGTCGGCTACCTGCCGGACGGCAAGGTCGTGGGCATCAGCAAGCTGGCGCGGGTGGTCGAGGCCTACGCGCGACGCTTCCAGGTGCAGGAAAAGATGACTGCGCAGATCGCCAACTGCATCCAGCGCGCGCTGAATCCGCGCGGCGTGGGCGTGGTGGTGGAAGGCGCGCACGAATGCATGACCACGCGCGGCATCCACAAGCGCGGGGTGTCGATGGTGACCTCGAAGATGCTGGGCAGTTTCCGCGAGGATGCGCGCACACGTGGCGAGTTCCTGAGGTTCATCGAGGTCGGCAATGGCCATTGA
- a CDS encoding BrnT family toxin codes for MNHDPAKRRRNLRKHGIDLPGCMAAFDAPMVTFEDDRDDYGEQRFVSIAWAHGRVVVLVWTERDDGPRLISCREAKSHEREAYFRAYPPH; via the coding sequence GTGAACCATGACCCCGCCAAGCGCCGCCGGAACCTCCGCAAGCACGGCATCGACCTGCCGGGCTGCATGGCGGCGTTCGACGCGCCGATGGTCACCTTCGAGGACGACCGCGACGACTACGGCGAACAGCGGTTTGTCAGCATTGCGTGGGCGCACGGACGCGTGGTCGTGCTGGTGTGGACCGAACGCGATGACGGACCACGATTGATTTCATGCCGCGAGGCCAAATCCCATGAACGCGAAGCGTACTTCCGCGCGTACCCGCCACACTGA
- a CDS encoding BrnA antitoxin family protein, with protein MNAKRTSARTRHTDVPYDPDDREATLAFWKNAITHTGLEELRAKRGRPAKTPEERKEQIALRVDKDVLDWFRESGPGWQTRMNAALRAYRDAKD; from the coding sequence ATGAACGCGAAGCGTACTTCCGCGCGTACCCGCCACACTGATGTTCCCTACGATCCGGACGACCGGGAAGCGACGCTCGCATTCTGGAAGAACGCGATCACGCATACCGGGCTGGAGGAATTGCGCGCGAAACGCGGTCGTCCGGCGAAAACGCCGGAAGAGCGCAAAGAACAGATCGCGTTGCGCGTGGACAAGGACGTGCTGGACTGGTTCCGCGAAAGCGGACCCGGCTGGCAGACGCGAATGAACGCTGCGCTGCGCGCCTACCGCGACGCGAAAGACTGA
- a CDS encoding class I SAM-dependent methyltransferase — protein MDQHELDALFDQQAAGYDAQWARMAPIRDSLLFLLETVFADLPEDARLLCIGAGTGAEIAYLAQRFPHWRFLALDPSAQMIAACRARAERDSFADRCEFHAGVLETLPGRDAFDAATCFLVSQFFLDPAARTAFFAQIAQRLRPSGTLAWADLAWDISAPDYPAMLRLWMRAMSGTGLDADALERMRAAYARDVAVLPPDRVAELVRDVGFDAPLRFHQAGMIHGWCARRG, from the coding sequence ATGGACCAGCACGAACTCGATGCCCTCTTCGACCAGCAGGCCGCCGGCTACGACGCACAGTGGGCGCGGATGGCGCCGATCCGCGATAGCCTGCTGTTCCTGCTGGAAACGGTGTTCGCCGACCTGCCCGAGGACGCGCGCCTGCTTTGCATCGGTGCCGGCACCGGAGCCGAGATCGCGTATCTTGCACAGCGTTTTCCACACTGGCGTTTCCTCGCGCTCGATCCGTCGGCGCAAATGATCGCCGCGTGCCGCGCGCGTGCCGAACGCGACAGTTTCGCGGATCGTTGCGAATTCCACGCCGGCGTGCTCGAAACGCTGCCCGGACGTGATGCATTCGACGCGGCCACTTGCTTCCTCGTGTCGCAATTCTTCCTCGATCCCGCCGCGCGCACCGCGTTCTTCGCGCAGATCGCGCAACGCCTGCGCCCCAGCGGAACGCTCGCGTGGGCGGATTTGGCGTGGGACATCTCTGCGCCCGATTACCCAGCGATGCTGCGGTTGTGGATGCGCGCCATGTCAGGCACTGGCCTCGATGCCGATGCGTTGGAACGCATGCGCGCCGCCTATGCGCGCGATGTGGCGGTCCTGCCGCCGGATCGCGTGGCGGAATTGGTCAGGGATGTCGGGTTCGACGCGCCGCTGCGCTTCCACCAGGCGGGGATGATTCATGGATGGTGCGCGCGGCGCGGGTGA
- a CDS encoding DNA sulfur modification protein DndB codes for MYPKNGEMPTPIVSGGATRGGQSLDSLLDSGDVNETAFNVFIGHNLGHRVFTMSIPFRKFKEISAVANDREAGPLAQRPLNEEHAKKLAVYMVKGLISAAKMRRIAANHPVPEIFDELIQVLGKQPYFSLQPLVCNIRNVPPGGSGEGGIRGDRNEDKKTGETASFKVFLSERHTLWVVDGQHRRHAADMAMTFLETVRKEGKYPGKGAVLFPEKGKPVSEAEMLVWNEAYEAARQFATLTVEVHLGLDIEQERQLFHDLNRLGKKVDASLAFQFDGSNPITLFIKDKLSGELGIALTDHEPKDWSQDTGAILLKDAVAINAIAFLNKGNVSGATPAVIEPREQVVIDLWSRINEIPDFGSHQAKEKTVAAQPVVLKAMAKIAYDLNFSNRRPENSDELFQQFLERLPSVDFSHENPIWNYYGLTQGKRLGAGLDGLADYLPEEVPGVNRDIGSMQGDFMRFGAKHNDIFPILGDMLRWATGLPSRRASAD; via the coding sequence ATGTACCCGAAAAACGGCGAAATGCCTACCCCCATCGTTAGCGGTGGGGCGACCAGGGGCGGGCAGAGTCTGGACAGCCTGCTCGATTCTGGCGACGTGAACGAGACCGCGTTCAATGTGTTCATTGGCCACAACCTTGGGCACCGTGTCTTCACGATGTCCATTCCGTTCCGGAAGTTCAAAGAGATTTCCGCGGTAGCAAATGACCGCGAAGCTGGTCCCCTCGCGCAGCGTCCGCTCAACGAAGAACATGCGAAGAAGTTGGCCGTTTACATGGTCAAAGGCCTCATCTCCGCCGCAAAAATGCGTCGTATCGCTGCGAACCATCCCGTTCCGGAGATTTTTGACGAACTCATCCAAGTCCTTGGAAAGCAGCCCTACTTCTCCTTGCAGCCGCTTGTCTGCAACATTCGCAATGTTCCTCCTGGGGGATCTGGTGAGGGTGGGATTCGCGGTGATCGCAATGAAGACAAGAAGACGGGAGAAACCGCTTCATTCAAGGTCTTCCTTTCTGAGCGCCACACTCTTTGGGTAGTGGATGGGCAGCACCGCCGCCATGCGGCGGATATGGCCATGACTTTCTTGGAGACTGTCCGCAAGGAAGGTAAGTATCCGGGCAAGGGAGCCGTGCTGTTTCCTGAGAAGGGTAAGCCTGTCTCCGAAGCCGAAATGTTGGTCTGGAATGAGGCGTACGAGGCGGCTCGGCAGTTCGCGACGCTGACAGTTGAAGTTCATCTTGGGCTGGATATTGAGCAGGAACGCCAGCTCTTCCACGACCTCAACCGCCTCGGCAAGAAGGTGGATGCCTCGCTCGCCTTCCAGTTTGATGGTTCAAACCCCATCACGTTGTTCATCAAGGACAAGTTGTCGGGAGAACTCGGTATCGCGCTCACTGATCATGAGCCTAAAGACTGGTCGCAGGACACGGGGGCAATCTTGTTGAAGGACGCGGTTGCCATCAACGCCATCGCATTTTTGAACAAGGGTAATGTGAGTGGCGCTACTCCTGCGGTTATTGAGCCTCGCGAACAGGTCGTCATTGATTTGTGGAGCAGGATCAACGAAATCCCTGATTTCGGAAGCCACCAGGCGAAAGAGAAGACCGTTGCGGCACAGCCTGTCGTCTTGAAGGCAATGGCAAAAATCGCGTATGACTTGAACTTCAGCAACCGCAGGCCTGAGAACTCTGACGAGCTGTTCCAGCAGTTCTTGGAGCGCCTGCCATCTGTGGACTTCTCTCACGAGAATCCGATTTGGAACTACTACGGACTCACCCAGGGGAAGCGGCTGGGTGCCGGACTCGATGGCCTGGCCGACTATCTCCCCGAAGAAGTTCCCGGAGTGAATCGGGACATTGGCTCCATGCAGGGTGATTTCATGCGTTTCGGTGCCAAGCACAACGACATTTTCCCGATCCTTGGCGACATGCTTCGCTGGGCGACGGGTTTGCCGAGCCGTAGGGCGAGTGCTGATTGA
- the recD gene encoding exodeoxyribonuclease V subunit alpha produces the protein MNALSDAIAALARAGALREVDRAFARLLRRMGASADVQLAGALAMRAVALGHSGFALNDARALLDELGVGADADVALPDAGAWADALRASPLVGADPDASAPLVFQHGLVALRRYARYEKGLADALRARSGDAGSGIVSTGDPAENAALARLFALRPGTLDRQALAAWLVLRQRLALVTGGPGTGKTTTVARMLALLAARSDGLRIALAAPTGRAAARLAEAVADALARDVAEGRLGADIAARVPRQAQTLHRLLGWQRSGAFRHDASLPLPFDVVVVDEASMVDLPLMAKLVDAVAPAARLVLLGDPDQLPAVEAGDVLGALCAAAGDGESLPPALARAASEALQATVPETGFEPGQDHAAPLAGHRVHLVRGYRQANAAGIAALARSVQHGDADEVLERLRAGGDGVHWLDTGASGFGANVLERRLETGVLPQYRALAQAEDPQAALRLATGVRVLTALRHGPGGAHAWNAWFAQRLGGGDPWFRGRLVMVAANSYRHGLFNGDTGVCWPDADGSPVVWFEQDGRLRPWSPGQLPQHDTAFATTVHKAQGSEFDAVWLLLPRADSRVLSRELLYTGLTRARSALHIAGSADAIEAALARHAGRVSGLGWRLE, from the coding sequence ATGAACGCGCTGTCCGACGCCATCGCCGCGCTCGCGCGCGCCGGTGCGCTGCGCGAGGTCGACCGCGCATTCGCCCGGTTGTTGCGGCGCATGGGCGCCAGCGCGGACGTGCAGCTCGCCGGCGCGCTGGCGATGCGCGCGGTGGCGCTGGGCCACAGCGGTTTTGCATTGAACGACGCGCGCGCTTTGCTCGACGAACTCGGTGTCGGCGCCGATGCGGATGTCGCCTTGCCGGACGCCGGCGCCTGGGCCGACGCCTTGCGCGCGAGTCCGCTGGTCGGCGCGGATCCCGACGCCTCCGCGCCGCTGGTGTTCCAGCACGGGCTGGTCGCGCTGCGCCGCTACGCGCGCTACGAAAAAGGCCTCGCCGATGCCCTGCGCGCGCGCAGCGGCGACGCCGGTTCCGGAATTGTTTCGACCGGCGATCCCGCGGAGAACGCCGCGCTCGCGCGCCTGTTCGCACTGCGGCCGGGCACGCTCGATCGCCAGGCGCTGGCCGCGTGGCTGGTGCTGCGCCAGCGCCTCGCGCTGGTCACCGGCGGCCCCGGCACCGGCAAGACCACCACCGTCGCGCGCATGCTCGCGCTGCTTGCCGCGCGCAGCGATGGCCTGCGCATCGCGCTGGCCGCGCCCACCGGCCGCGCCGCCGCGCGCCTGGCCGAAGCGGTCGCCGATGCGCTCGCGCGCGATGTCGCCGAGGGCCGCCTCGGTGCCGACATCGCCGCGCGCGTTCCGCGCCAGGCGCAGACCCTGCACCGCCTGCTCGGCTGGCAGCGCAGCGGGGCGTTCCGCCACGACGCGTCGCTGCCCTTGCCGTTCGACGTCGTCGTGGTCGACGAAGCCTCGATGGTCGACCTGCCGCTGATGGCGAAGCTCGTCGATGCCGTCGCGCCCGCCGCGCGGCTGGTGCTGCTCGGCGATCCGGACCAGTTGCCCGCGGTCGAAGCCGGCGACGTGCTCGGCGCGTTGTGCGCCGCCGCCGGCGATGGCGAATCGCTGCCGCCCGCATTGGCGCGCGCCGCGAGCGAAGCATTGCAAGCCACGGTGCCGGAAACAGGGTTCGAACCCGGGCAAGACCATGCCGCGCCGCTCGCCGGCCATCGCGTCCATCTCGTGCGCGGTTATCGGCAGGCCAATGCCGCCGGCATCGCCGCGCTCGCGCGCAGCGTGCAACACGGCGATGCCGACGAAGTGCTGGAACGATTGCGCGCCGGCGGCGATGGCGTGCACTGGCTCGACACCGGCGCATCCGGTTTCGGTGCGAATGTGCTCGAACGCCGGCTCGAAACCGGGGTGCTGCCGCAGTACCGCGCGCTCGCGCAGGCCGAAGATCCGCAGGCCGCGCTGCGCCTCGCCACCGGCGTGCGCGTGCTCACCGCGTTGCGCCACGGGCCCGGCGGCGCGCACGCGTGGAACGCGTGGTTCGCGCAACGCCTCGGTGGCGGCGATCCGTGGTTCCGTGGGCGGCTGGTGATGGTCGCCGCCAACAGTTATCGGCACGGGTTGTTCAACGGCGACACCGGCGTGTGCTGGCCGGACGCCGACGGCAGCCCCGTGGTCTGGTTCGAACAGGACGGGCGCCTGCGCCCCTGGTCGCCGGGGCAGTTGCCGCAGCACGACACCGCGTTCGCGACGACGGTGCACAAGGCGCAGGGGTCGGAGTTCGATGCGGTGTGGCTATTGCTGCCGCGCGCGGACAGCCGCGTGCTCAGCCGCGAGTTGCTCTACACCGGCCTGACCCGCGCGCGCAGCGCGTTGCACATTGCAGGCAGCGCCGACGCGATCGAGGCCGCGCTGGCGCGGCATGCGGGAAGGGTGTCGGGGTTGGGGTGGAGGTTGGAGTAA